In Fragaria vesca subsp. vesca linkage group LG1, FraVesHawaii_1.0, whole genome shotgun sequence, the sequence TTGAGATCATATGTATGACTATGTCAAAGTAACGATTGCAAAAGAAGATAAAAAACAGGAAAACACACTGCGATCGAGTTTGTGAACGAGATGATCAAAAAACATTATGATAAACATAAAAGAGATACATGGAAGAATAAGTATAACTATGATGGTATACTTGCTTTGTGGTCATCTAGAGGGGTTCGTCAGATGTATACCTTTGAGGTTGACAAAAACAAATGTGTTTTTTTTAAGTGTAGAGGGGACTAACTCATTGTCTCTCCACGAAATTTTATTGAATGAAAAATAAACGTACAAAAAGGTTGGAGGACTAGGCCAAAGCCAACCATTTGACATTGAATACTAATACAATAATGCATTGCAATCTAGATTACACACTAAAGAAACCAAATAACTAGGAATAAAAATACAATTAGCTAACATATCAAAGCAAATAGAAAAAGAGAGAAATCACTGCTACTTATATTTGTAATGAGGAAAAGAGGTCAAATCATTTCTATACGATTCAGCAAGGAAAGAAGGCACAATACTCCACCAAGTGCTACCAACACGAGTAGCACCAAAGTTTGCAAGCTTGTTAGAAAGTCCATTACCTTCCTTGAAAATGTGGGTAACCTGAAAATTAATTTGACTAACAATGTGTAGGCAATTGCTCCAAGCAACACGAAGTCGCTAAGAGACTAACATTGGGTTTTTGAAATAATTAACCACCAATGTTGAATCAGTCTCAAACCAAAGGTAAGTCCAACTACGTACCCAAGTAATCTTTAAGGCCTCAATTACCGCAAACACCTCTGCATCAATAGCACTAGACACCTCTACACTCAAACACAATACTCAATTCAATACGAGATTGGTTAGGGTTGTCAACCCTAGCTCGAACAATTGGCTAAAGCTTTCAAAACTTGGTACTTGGTGGGGTGCTTGAATCTTAGGAAGCAGTTCTTGATTGTTTCGAGGTGCAGTTCTTGATTGTAGGGAATGCGTTGTTTACATGATTATGTGTCAATGTATTGGAAAATTTGCTTGCTCTTTGCTTTTGATGATCGGAAAGTATCTGTATATTGTTTTAGGGGTGTATGTTTGATCCACTTGCTTGAAACTATGTATTTTATAATGTACTATAAGTTGTTGTTGTTGTACCAAGTTTTTGATTTGTCCTTTTTCTTGTTCAAACCAAACCTGCCTAAAAAAAAAAAATCACTGCTTGAAACCGATCAAGATGCAGACTTTCTTATTCTACAAGTTTTTGTTTTCATATCAATAAATTTTCGGGTAAGAGCGATGAGTTAACTCTTAACTCGCTTACCAAAAAAAAAAATTTGTTTTCTTTTGAACTAAAATTTATGTGAATTACCTTTGTTCATATTCTCACCTTCTTATTCATCTATTACTTGGCTTTGACAAGAACCAGACTACCTCTCAGTTTCTTGTTCACATTTCTTGTTAATTGGTTTCTTGATTAAGTTTGGAACAATCTAAAACTATGAGTGATTCCCTTAGAACTGTTGTCATCGATGATATCCTACCATTATACTTTCAGACCTTCCAATCTCTAGACTAGCTGAGCTGCAACTAGTGTCAAGAGATTGGCGCTGCTTCATTCACTCTCAAGACATGACCATGTCTCTCTATGACAGGGAACATTCTTAGGCCTTGTTTCTAGTTTCAAATAAGGAAAGGTTCATTGGGGTCTTCTATACAAATCATCTGGTAAACCAGAACAGCGATGACGCCTGAGTGTAATGAAATTCCCTCTTATTGATTTTCCAGTTGAGGTCATTGTTGGTTCGTCAAAAGGTTTGATTTTGTTGGTCGATCATTTACGGCACACTACCAGAAGAAAGGCTTTAGCCGACGAAAATAAAAAAACCAAGCCGACAAATTATTTTTTCGTCGGCTAACGTGGACTTTAGCCGACGAAATTTTCCTTCGTCGGCTAATTTAAATTTTCGTCGGCTTTGGTCAACTTTAGCCAACGAAATTTTTTTTGTCGGCTATAGTCTGTGAACTTTAGCCGACGAAATTTTTAAAAGTTTAGCTGACGAAAAATATAATTTCGTCGGCTAAAGTGTCTTATATTTGTAGATCTGGACAACAACTCATCTGGGAAAAAAAAAACTATACGTAGAACCTTCAAACGCAAAAAAGTCGTGAAATAAGATATGACCAGAATGGTGAAATACGTCTACAAATGAAAAATTAAGGTATTCTGGTAAAGTCTCGGTGCCGATAGTTGCGGTCAATGCAATTTACCCTTATTATTCACTATGCTGCAGATTTGGCGTTTGGTGTCCGATTGACTATTGTGAAACCTTTCCGGAAGCGTAACGGCCCTACGAGTCAAACTCATCGCTATGCCATGACATATGAGCCTTTTTGGCCATCCGAGTCCGTTTAGGGCTTCAAAATGCAGTTTTCTTATTTCCGATTAGAGTTGACCGTTTCGATCGAGCCCTTAACGTTGTCGAATCCAGTTGAATTTTTTACCATAGACATCTTTCGTCATAATGATCATATCTGACGGTCGAATTTTGGTTTGTAAATTTTAGTCATCGGAATCACGTGTCTACTATTTACTGTTATTATTCCCTATGGGGAGCTCTATCGTCGAAAGGTAAATGTCTCAAAATTTTTATATAGGCGGTTGCGTCTCATCTACATGAAACTTTTTCGTGTGGAAGGTTTGACCAAACTACGTAATATAGAGGGAGATATGAGCGTTTTCGTGAAATTATAGACTTCAGCCGACGAGGTATTAAAAAAGTCGTCGGCTAAGGTCAAAATTTTTTTGCGGTGAACCAAATTTGGAGGAAAATTTTCAAAGGACTTTAGCCGACGAAAATTTTCAAAGTCGTCGGCTAAAGTCGAAAAATTTTCAAAATTTTTTGGCGGTCAACCAAAATTTTCAAAAGAGTTTAGCCGACGAAAATAAAGAATTTCGTCGGGTAAAGTTCTTTATATAGGAGTTTTACCGGAGGTGGATGGTAAGAAGTCAGAAAATCAGAAAAAGTTTCGGATTTTCTTCTTGGCCTAGCTCCGCTGTCAAGCAACCGGAGACCGCCACACTTGTCCCAAAAGCTTCGCCGTCGTCTCTACTTCATTGCTGGACAGGTGGTGCATCGAGTGGCGCCGCCGTGAGAGATAAATCGAGCTCCAAAACTCCGCTGGTTCGGATTCGGTGTCGATCGAATTTCTCCTTCCTCAGGTCACCATTTGGTGAGTTCTATATATGGACAAGTTGAGTTTGATTAGTACTACATTCCCCTAGAATTTGGTAGCTCGATTCGGTGTGTGTGAGGAGAATCGAAGATTTGAAGTTTTTAGGGTTTAAAATTTGGGATTTTTATATTTTGATTCAATTGACCTGTTTAGGCTTAGAATTGGGCTTCGACTTCTTCTAGAAAGTTGTTAGAAATGTTGAGAGGAAGATTCTGTCAAATTTTGGTGGTGATTGGAGGTGGCCGAAAGTTTCTGTAGTTTTTTTTCAAAAACCAGCAACTTTAGCCGACGATATTTAAATACTATATTCGTCTGCTAGAGTATTTTTTAATTTTTTATAAGGTTTAGCCGACGAATTATGACATGTTTCGTCGGCTATAGTTATTTTTTAAATTTTTTATATGGTTTTGCCGACGAAACAGACTATATTTCGTCGGCTATAGTTATTTTTTAATTTTTTTATAAGGTTTAGCCGACGAAACATACTATATTTCGTCAGCTATAGTTATTTTTTTTATTTTTCTTACACACTTTAGCCGACGAATATCTTATTGTTTCGTCGGCTAAAGTCTGGGAAAAAAACCGACGACATGTTTTTCGTCAGCTAAACTGTGGGACTATAGCCGACGACGTCTTTTTTTTTCGTCGGCTAAAGTCATCGCCGACGACCTTTTCCCGACGAAATCTTAACCAACGAATTAAGCTAACAGGCCGACGAAACTTTTTCGTGCCTGATACCGAATTAGAGAAGCATATCTCCCTCATAGTATTTCTTGGTCTTGAACATGCGATTTGGTGAAAAAGAGTGAAATCTAGTCTTGCCTCCTCTTTTGTTCTGCAACAGTTGAGAACAACGCTTGTTCTTAACGAAATCTGTTAACTTCTTTGCATTATGAACACAAGACAATCCATACAAAAAAAAGGGGGCCCATAACATTTATGTTACAAGCCCTTACTCATGCACTCTCTTATGCAATCAAATATATTGAAAATAAATTTTACCATTTTTTCATGCTTGTTCATATGCCAAGCCGTAAATGCAATAAGCTGATGCATATCTCAAAACCCATGCCCATGCTAAACACAATGCCAAGCAAATCCACGATCAAAGAGACACGCCAAGCTCCTCTTTGTTAAGGTCGTGCATCTATTCAAGGCCGTGCATGTGAGAGTCATGCCAAGCTTGCTCAAATTCCACGCACACTTCAAATTCCACGCACCCTCTCACTTGGTCCATCAATGATAACCTCAAGCAACCACCATTGCACACGCGCTATATGTGTCTAAACATGGTTTCGCAATGTTATGCTAAACTAATATTCCATATATAAGCCACGCGAACTCTTTATACATTATGTCAAGCAAACTATCAAGCATATGTACACTTATTAATATAATCTTTTATACTTTATACTTTATACATGCTTTCTCTTTCTACTCGCGAACTCAATTTGGCTCTAACCATGAAACGCATTCCACTCATACACTTGCTTATTTCATTTTAACTTTCTTTCTTATTTACCAAATTCCCAATATAGTCGTTAAGCCAAGCATTTATTCTTGACCAAACACAAGGCTTTTTGCCTCATAGTCATTCACTCTTCCATATTATTATTTTGCTCTAACTCTTTATCGATTTTACTTCTACTTAACTCATTTTAATCACCCAATGCCTACTTATTTTCTCATTAGATCATAGCGAAACACACTCTCTTCAATACCCATGCATCCTTAAAAGCTAACTACGCAAGTACTTTTTCTCATGCGATTATAACTCTTTCGAATTTCATGCTTTTCTACACTTGGCTTCCATGCTTTCTTATTGATTATGTAGCCTACTTCATAGTCATTGCATAACCTACATAATCAAGGGGGCTAATGTTGATACCCAAAAAATCAATATTCATGCTCAATAGATATTACAAGCCCAATAATAAAATACACATACGAATCACATTTGAAAATACAAAACTTACATATTTATTCGAGTAGTCATGACACGCATGTGGACTCAAGCCACAACCACGCACTTGGGGCTTACAAGTTTGGGTGTGGTGTGGAAGGTAACGGAAGTACATGAAGCCCATTCTAGATCTTATATTGTTGGCGGTTTTGGACTTGGGACCAAAACCGAGGCCCAATTATGTAAATCTTTACATGAGCATTCAAAGAAGAGAGAATCCAACCCATTAGCCTAAACATAATCATTTTCCAACCCTAACACTAATAGTGTTTCAACTGATCAAACTACAATACTTGTTTTCCCCGCAGTAAATAATTTCCCTTCTTCTACGACAAACACAAGTCTCTATCAATATCCTCTTTTTCCCTATTCTTAGCTCTAGCATGCTACAACCTACTCCAATGCAACTATTCCTAATAAGTACACCTTTATCAACTAAAATACACAATAGTGCTTCCCTAGAAATATGCCTCTCTATTTTCATATTTCACCCAAAACAATGCAACAAATACACCTTATGTCCTATGGTCTTTGACTTGTTCTGTATATTTCGATTTCACCTTATAGTTCTCTTGAAAACCCAGCAGTTTTATCCTAATATCCTTATCTTAGCCTTACCTCCTCCAACCTATAAATAAAGGCTCTCAGTTGCTGCAAACACAACTCAGGCAGCAGAACATACAACCCCAAGCAATACATCTTAGATCACATAAGCAAGCCTCAAGCATCAAGCCAAGCATCCATAGCCTCTAATCCAAAACCATTCTCAAGCTCTATACACCTTCAAACACCATCATATCCTTTTTTTGCTCACTGCAATTGATTACCCCGCAGCAAACCTTTAGCCATAGCAAGTTCTCATCTTCTGCAACTCATGTGCTTCTAGCTCCCACGCCTCATGCCATCTTGCAAGCTCTTTCATGTATTATGTTCATCTGTCATGCTACCAAATCCACATTAAAGTTCATGCCTCCATATCACAAGCAACATGTCACCGCAGCAGGTTATCATCCCCGCAACAAGCCAATATTACTGTAGGGGAGATCCTGGGGAAAACACGCACAAAGCTCCTTGAAGGTTTGGGCCCAGTTCTTGAACTCAGAAGGGGAAATCAAGCCATTCAAACAAATCTAGCACCCTCTGTTCAAAATGACCCCAACAGATGGACACTATTACCATTTTGGTCAGGATGTAGAAGAACCCCAGAAGTAGCAAACTTACCGCGATCGGAAGATCATATCCAAATGTTTTGCATAAAACTTTTAACAGACTTGCCTTATTTTTATGTACGTTTCTGCGGCTATTGTTCATATTTGAAGTTCTAAATTGTCACTTAATTGAAGTGACAAGGGCAAGCTCTCACTTCACCTGGCAGTCTAGCACATTGTATACTGATTTCATGTCCATATTATATGTAGTTTACAATTTATTAGCTCAAGGGTTAATTTTTTTTTCTATTAAAATTCAGTTCTTAAACTTGATATTCCTCTTGTTGCAGAATTTTGAAAAAAGAAAAAGAATGGGTGGATTTCATAAAAACTTGATGGATTTTCTGCAAGTATACATGGTGGATGTAGTATAGTGAATGAAAGAAAAGAGGTTGTCGTTCTCACGAGGATATTAGTTCAATTCAAATTATGAAATACCTAAATTAACTACACTAAAACACGCAAAACAAAAAACACAAACGAACACAATGACTCAACCAAAATTGTACTTATGATTTTCGGGGTTTTTGAAAGGGTTTTATGATGATGAAAAATAACTTGTAAACAGAAAATAAAAGAAAGTAATTGAAATTGAAAAGAGTAAGAATACGATGATTGTGAGCCTAGGGTGTCGGAATCAACCACAAGCAATCTTATCTACGGCTTAACACAACTAAAGGATTCTTTTGTTTCTCCAAATAACAATCCTCGTATCTAAGTACATGTACGACACTTAAATCTTAGTTTTCCCTAAAAGTATGATCAATAAGATCAATCTCATATGTCATGTTGAAAACAAATAATGGATGTTTGGTTCATTGGAAAAGCTCTCGCAAAGAATTTTGGTAGAGCCATTGAAAAAGTAAATAACACATACAAATGCCTTTCTCTTTTTTTTTTCTTTTTTTTGGATCAATGACAATTTATCATTCGTAATCAAATAGAGGTTACAAAGTGATTCGATCCACCGTCTTGTGTCCAGAGGGCGAATAAGATCATTAAAGTCACCCATAGGTAGTACCCTCATTACAAATTTCAGCTCATGTAAGATCAAAGTGAGCCTACAATCTAATAGAAAATAGATTATAGGCTTAGATCCCACCTAGAAAATAGAAAAATAGAAAACTAATAGAAAAATACAAACTTTAGAATTTAGAATTTAGAATTGGGCTATAGCTATAACTAAAACCCTAGCGCAAATTTGGACCTAAGAAACCTCAAAGAGAAAGGCCCAACCCAAAGACTCTTCAAAACGAGGACCCGGCCCATGCCTACCTCCACTATCCTCCAACCGCAACTTTGCCAACCAGCCGAACAGAAGAGAAATGCCACCGCATCTGCCTCTATGCTTGTCGCCGCCGCCGAAACAAAGACACCTTCGACTCTGATCTCTCCGCCATAGGTTGCCGATCCCTCCATGCCATCAATCCTTCCCAGAACAAGCCAAGCTCAAATTCTTCTCAACCTCTAGCCAACTCCCTTCTCCCGAGAACACCTGGTAAATTGTAAATTGCTTATTTCATTATCTCCGTCCGGTAGAAGACTCGACGTCGGCAAGGCCGAGAGGCCGACCAACAACTAAGCTAGCCACCAGACGAGAGGGGGTTTGGTGCTTGATGACACCGCCGCCCATAGGGTTTTTTTTTTTAAAAAAATTTATGAAATTGACCATAACTTCCTCGGTCACTAATATATTGATTACTTAGAAGTATTCCGAAGTCACACTTATGAAAAACTCACTACTAGAAAAAAGCACCTATGAGACAGAATTAAAACAATTCTACCTCCTAAGTAGCACTTAGAAGACAGAACTCGTTTCCGTAGCCTAAGTGACCACTTAGACGAAAGTGNNNNNNNNNNNNNNNNNNNNTTTTTTTTTTTTTTTCTAGTAGTGACTTAACGATATTCAATATGACTAAAATTTTCATAAATAATCTACTCATAAATACTTATAAAATAAAATATTAATATATGGATATAAGATCGAAAAGTGAGATAAATCGAAAAATTCTCAACTAGTATTTATTATAAAGATCCTCGTTGAAAGAGCTTTTTGCAAAAATATAAGTTTCGACAACGACTATTGAATGTGACACATACGATCTACTAGCAAATCATACAATTTTATCATCGTAGAATACAAGATATACGGTTTCTTTCCATTGACAAAAAAACAAATAATCAAGCTTTTTTCATTTTTTATTTTCAAAATTTCAGTATTGGCCATAAAATATAAATGGTTTTATCCGATCTATCATTTCCCTCTGAAACCCCATTTTCAAAACTCAAAAAAATGGAGCCTTTAGCTCTGAAGCTGGAAATACTCAAAGGCCCCCGAAAGGGCGAAACCCTAGAGTACCGACCCGGATCCAAGATCCGAATCGGCCGGGTCGTCCGCGGCAACAACCTCCCCATCAAAGACTCCGGCATCTCCACCAACCACCTCGTCATCGACTCCGAATCGGGTCAATGGATGGTCCGAGACCTCGACTCCTCCAACGGAACCATAGTCAACGACACCGCGCTCAACCCGAACACGCCGTTCGAGCTCAGCGACGGCGACGAAATCAAGATCGGGGAGTACACCTCGATCTCCGTGAAGATCGACGGCCACGAAGAAGCGAGCAAACTGAGAAGGAATCCGAGGCGCGCCGCCGTGGGAAAGGTGGGTGCGGCGGCGGCGAATCGCGGCCGGAGAGGTAGGGTTGGGGCGGAGAGTGAAGTAGTTCAAGTAGAAGTGAAATCGGAGAATCATGAGGAAATCGGTGGAGGAGAAGATAGGGTTCTGGCCAGGAGAGGTAGAGTGAGGAAGAAGAATGAGGTGGAGTCTGATTTGGAGGAAATCGAGGTGGTGGAGAAGCCGAAGAGGGGCAGTGGCCGGCCGAAGAAAGCTACGGTTTTGAAGAGTGAGGAGGATGTGGTGGAGGAGGTTGCTGTGCCGGAAGTGAGTTCTAGAGCAGCTACAAGGTCTAAGAATGTGGTTCTGGAATCGGAGAATTGCAGTGTAGAGTGTGAGCAAGTGAAGATCGAACCTAAGAGGCGTGGTAGGAAGAGGAAGAATGTGCAAGAAGAGCAGCTGGTGTGTGAGAAAGGTAATGCTGTTGCGGTAGAGAAGGATTTGGGAGTAGCTGTGCTGGTTGGTGTTAGTTGCGATAATGATGTTAAGGGTGATGTCCCGGAGCAGAAGGATTCAGGAGAAATTGGCCCGGTCAATGATGGTGATGCTAACAGGTTGAATTTGGGGAATGAACGTAAGAGGCGTGGTAGGAATAGGAATAATGAGCAACAAGAACAGCTAGTGTGTGAGACAGGTAATGCTGTTGTTTCGGAGCAGAAGAATTTGGGAGAAATTGGTCCAGTTGATGATGATGATGATAAGGGGTTGAATTTGGGGGATGAGAGGCATGAAGAGGCAGCAGGTGGTTTTGATGTGGGAGAGAATGTCATTGATAACGAGAAGGCAAAAGAGTCCAATGAAGAGGCAGCCATTGACTGTAATGTTGGAGAGGGTGGCGATATGGTTGAAAGTGGTAGTAGGAGCTGTTCTGGTGCTAGTAGTTCTAAGGATGTTGATAAAAAGGGGAGTGGTTCTGGTATTAAAGAAGGTTTGGGAAAGGTTTGGCAGGAGGAGCCAGATTTGGAGAAGATGACTTTGGATGATTGGTTTGATTATGTGGAAGTTTCTTGGCCAAAAGTGGTAAATGATGAGATTGACAAGATTTGTGCCGGAATGAGAGAGAAAGCTAGGCTAGTCCAGGAGTATATAGCACAACACAAGAAGGTGAAGGTTCAAAGTTAACAGAAGAAGTGCCTTGTGTTCTGTGGTAGGTAACTGCATACTTTCTCTGTTTTTATATTAATTACTTTCCAGCCAATTTATGTATATCTCATCACTTTTTGTGCTAAATGTAGTTGGTCTTTGATTATAAATCTTGGATATGAATATGAAGTTGGAAATACTTATCTGATGCTTTAGTCACCCTGAATCTGGTAGTGATTATTCGTTACTTGGAACTCAAAAGTTCCTGA encodes:
- the LOC101294609 gene encoding uncharacterized protein LOC101294609; its protein translation is MEPLALKLEILKGPRKGETLEYRPGSKIRIGRVVRGNNLPIKDSGISTNHLVIDSESGQWMVRDLDSSNGTIVNDTALNPNTPFELSDGDEIKIGEYTSISVKIDGHEEASKLRRNPRRAAVGKVGAAAANRGRRGRVGAESEVVQVEVKSENHEEIGGGEDRVLARRGRVRKKNEVESDLEEIEVVEKPKRGSGRPKKATVLKSEEDVVEEVAVPEVSSRAATRSKNVVLESENCSVECEQVKIEPKRRGRKRKNVQEEQLVCEKGNAVAVEKDLGVAVLVGVSCDNDVKGDVPEQKDSGEIGPVNDGDANRLNLGNERKRRGRNRNNEQQEQLVCETGNAVVSEQKNLGEIGPVDDDDDKGLNLGDERHEEAAGGFDVGENVIDNEKAKESNEEAAIDCNVGEGGDMVESGSRSCSGASSSKDVDKKGSGSGIKEGLGKVWQEEPDLEKMTLDDWFDYVEVSWPKVVNDEIDKICAGMREKARLVQEYIAQHKKVKVQS